One Defluviitoga tunisiensis genomic window carries:
- a CDS encoding glycoside hydrolase family 3 C-terminal domain-containing protein gives MERDIKSLIAQMTLEEKASLCSGLDNWHTKPIERLGIPSIRMSDGPHGLRKEVPNQQTSVPSTCFPTAVTTASSWDRELIKQMGQAIAQECQAEEVDIILGPAINIKRSPLCGRNFEYFSEDPYLSSQLATAYIQAVQSMGVGTSLKHYAANNQEYRRFTIDETIDERTLREIYLSNFEGAVKEGKPWTVMCSYNRVNGILASENKYLLTEILKEEWGFEGFVVSDWGAVDERVDALEAGLDLEMPSSYGIGDQKIIEAVKIGKLDEKELDQTVERLLKIIFKAVDNRNRGTTYDKQAHHKLARKIAGESMVLLKNQDNILPLKKEGTIAIIGAFAKKPRYQGGGSSHVNPTKLDNALEEIEKLVQGKAKIIYEEGYNLDNDEMNQELIDKAKETAKKSNVAIIFAGLPDRYESEGYDRKHMKMPENHNKLIEEVSKVQPNTIVVLSNGAPVEIPWIDKVKGLLESYLGGQAGGGAVADILFGEVNPSGKLAETFPKKLSHNPSYLNFPGEGNKVEYREGVFVGYRYYDKKEIEPLFPFGYGLSYTTFEYTDIIVDKKEITDKETIEVKVKVKNTGKVKGKEIVQLYIRDVESKVNRPEKELKGFEKIELAPGEEKTVTFKLDKRSFAYYNTEIRDWYVESGEFEILVGKSSKEIELKETVKVNSTVTIKKKYDRNSTIGDLMEDPEASQVLKELLEKINEIGGIFQEDEHRDQELIISMMRYLPLRGLINFGRGYFTDDMLEQLLEKLNKEER, from the coding sequence GTGGAAAGAGACATAAAAAGTCTAATCGCACAGATGACACTTGAAGAAAAAGCGAGCTTATGTTCAGGGTTAGACAATTGGCACACAAAACCCATAGAAAGGTTAGGAATCCCTTCAATAAGGATGAGTGATGGACCACACGGATTAAGGAAAGAAGTGCCAAACCAACAAACCAGTGTACCCTCAACATGTTTTCCAACAGCAGTAACAACTGCAAGTTCCTGGGATAGAGAACTAATCAAACAAATGGGACAAGCCATAGCTCAAGAATGTCAAGCAGAAGAAGTAGACATCATATTAGGGCCAGCAATAAACATAAAAAGGTCACCGCTTTGTGGAAGAAACTTCGAATACTTCTCAGAAGATCCATACCTATCAAGCCAATTAGCAACAGCCTACATACAAGCAGTACAAAGTATGGGAGTAGGAACCTCCTTAAAACATTACGCAGCGAACAACCAAGAATACAGAAGATTCACCATAGACGAAACAATAGACGAACGAACATTAAGAGAAATATATTTATCAAACTTTGAAGGAGCAGTAAAAGAAGGCAAACCCTGGACAGTCATGTGCTCATACAACAGGGTAAATGGGATACTAGCCTCTGAAAACAAATACCTACTAACAGAGATACTAAAAGAAGAGTGGGGGTTTGAAGGATTTGTAGTATCAGACTGGGGAGCGGTAGATGAAAGGGTAGATGCATTAGAAGCGGGGTTAGACCTAGAAATGCCATCAAGTTATGGGATAGGAGACCAAAAGATAATAGAAGCAGTGAAGATAGGGAAACTTGACGAAAAAGAACTAGATCAAACAGTAGAAAGACTACTAAAAATAATATTCAAGGCAGTAGATAACAGAAACCGAGGAACAACATACGACAAACAAGCCCACCACAAACTAGCAAGAAAGATAGCAGGAGAAAGCATGGTACTCCTAAAGAACCAAGACAACATCCTACCGCTAAAAAAAGAAGGAACCATAGCGATAATAGGGGCATTTGCGAAAAAGCCAAGATACCAAGGAGGAGGAAGCTCACACGTCAACCCAACAAAACTAGATAACGCCCTAGAAGAGATAGAAAAGCTAGTCCAAGGAAAAGCAAAAATCATCTACGAAGAAGGATACAACCTAGACAACGATGAAATGAACCAAGAACTAATAGACAAAGCAAAAGAAACAGCGAAAAAATCAAATGTAGCGATAATCTTTGCAGGATTACCAGACAGATACGAATCAGAAGGATACGATAGAAAACACATGAAAATGCCAGAAAACCACAACAAACTAATAGAAGAAGTGTCAAAAGTACAACCAAACACAATAGTAGTATTAAGTAACGGAGCTCCCGTAGAAATACCGTGGATAGATAAAGTCAAAGGACTACTAGAAAGTTACCTAGGAGGTCAAGCAGGAGGAGGAGCTGTAGCAGACATACTCTTTGGAGAAGTAAACCCAAGTGGAAAACTAGCAGAAACCTTCCCCAAAAAACTAAGTCATAACCCATCATACTTAAACTTTCCAGGAGAAGGAAACAAAGTAGAATACAGAGAAGGAGTATTTGTAGGCTACAGATACTACGACAAAAAAGAGATAGAACCACTATTCCCATTTGGATATGGACTAAGCTATACAACATTTGAATATACAGATATAATAGTAGACAAAAAAGAAATAACAGACAAAGAAACAATAGAAGTAAAAGTTAAAGTAAAAAATACAGGAAAAGTAAAAGGAAAAGAGATAGTACAACTCTATATAAGAGATGTAGAAAGTAAGGTAAACCGGCCAGAAAAAGAGTTAAAAGGATTTGAAAAGATAGAACTCGCGCCAGGAGAAGAAAAGACAGTAACGTTTAAACTAGATAAAAGATCGTTTGCATATTACAACACAGAAATAAGAGACTGGTATGTAGAAAGTGGAGAGTTTGAGATACTGGTAGGTAAATCATCAAAAGAGATAGAATTAAAAGAAACAGTTAAAGTGAATTCAACAGTTACTATTAAGAAAAAATACGATAGAAATTCAACAATAGGAGATTTGATGGAAGATCCAGAGGCTTCTCAAGTATTAAAAGAGTTATTGGAAAAGATAAATGAGATAGGAGGAATTTTTCAAGAAGACGAACATAGAGATCAAGAATTAATTATATCAATGATGAGATATTTGCCATTAAGAGGCTTAATAAACTTTGGAAGAGGATATTTTACAGACGATATGCTTGAACAGCTTCTAGAAAAGTTAAATAAAGAGGAGAGATGA
- a CDS encoding ABC transporter substrate-binding protein, with translation MKKGFMVFLLLVMLVTGGVMLGQVTQIPRNEAVYVAGFQWGPPTSDNPFTGSPMTFVSDPRQHIWIYEPLFTWDFLNGKYVPILGESYKWLDDMRLEVKINPKAYFHDGEPVTADDVVYSFKFGQKYPVGLQIWEWLKDIYKVDDHTVIFEMKPENPNRLMVEDAIGATFIIPEHIWSKVEADNGYDIVKIRQFRNENPVGSGPYKVFHESPETIILERVDNYWGNEALHGGKKPSAKYIVHPIFKSNDEGNLAFENGEVDISQEFIPRIWEAWEKKGLPIGTWYKEIPYYVPATMPSLWFNVHKYPLSLPEVRRAIAYSINYARIAELAMSNYSPAAQASLIMPYGGEAKYFNESLVKQYGWEYNPQKAIEILEKELKATKGKDGIYVLPDGTRLGPFKVECPYGWSDWNAALQIVAQSAKAVGIDVQTSFPDAPIAYDNRQTGNFDMTMWTPSSPCPAQPWLNFQIVMYSKGVAEFGKLAYSNFGRYKNEWVDQLIDMIPKVTDENELKNLYNELDQIYRQDIPVIPLMYRPWTFYEFNETHWTGWATAENPYAPPMPLVGAGMEMLWHIQPVK, from the coding sequence ATGAAAAAAGGTTTTATGGTGTTTCTTTTATTGGTGATGTTGGTTACTGGGGGAGTAATGCTCGGACAAGTAACCCAGATTCCAAGGAATGAAGCTGTATATGTTGCCGGTTTTCAATGGGGACCACCAACATCGGACAACCCATTTACAGGATCTCCAATGACATTTGTATCAGACCCAAGGCAACATATTTGGATATATGAACCGCTGTTTACATGGGATTTTCTCAATGGGAAATATGTTCCAATTTTGGGAGAATCATACAAGTGGTTAGACGATATGCGCTTAGAAGTAAAAATAAATCCAAAAGCTTATTTTCATGATGGAGAACCCGTAACTGCTGATGATGTTGTATATTCCTTTAAATTTGGACAAAAATACCCAGTAGGATTACAGATTTGGGAATGGTTGAAAGATATCTACAAAGTAGATGATCATACAGTTATCTTTGAGATGAAGCCAGAAAATCCAAATCGTTTGATGGTTGAAGATGCTATCGGTGCAACATTCATTATTCCAGAACATATTTGGTCAAAAGTTGAAGCAGATAACGGATATGACATTGTAAAGATAAGACAGTTTAGAAATGAAAATCCTGTTGGATCAGGACCTTACAAAGTGTTTCATGAAAGTCCAGAAACAATTATCTTAGAAAGAGTTGACAACTATTGGGGTAACGAAGCACTACACGGTGGCAAAAAGCCATCAGCAAAATACATAGTTCATCCTATTTTCAAGAGCAATGACGAAGGTAACTTAGCTTTTGAAAATGGTGAAGTAGATATATCTCAAGAATTTATACCCAGAATTTGGGAAGCATGGGAAAAGAAGGGACTTCCAATAGGAACATGGTACAAAGAAATTCCTTATTATGTTCCAGCAACAATGCCTTCCTTATGGTTCAATGTTCACAAATATCCATTAAGTTTACCGGAAGTAAGAAGAGCAATTGCTTATTCAATAAACTATGCAAGAATTGCCGAATTGGCTATGTCTAATTATTCTCCAGCTGCTCAGGCTAGTTTGATCATGCCTTATGGAGGAGAGGCTAAATATTTCAATGAAAGTTTAGTAAAACAATACGGTTGGGAATACAATCCTCAAAAAGCAATTGAAATATTAGAAAAAGAGTTAAAAGCTACAAAAGGGAAAGATGGCATATACGTATTACCTGATGGAACAAGACTTGGCCCATTTAAGGTTGAATGTCCATATGGTTGGTCAGATTGGAATGCTGCATTACAGATAGTAGCTCAATCAGCTAAAGCTGTAGGAATAGATGTTCAAACTTCGTTCCCAGATGCGCCTATAGCATACGACAATAGACAAACAGGAAACTTTGACATGACAATGTGGACACCTTCTTCACCATGTCCAGCACAACCATGGTTGAATTTCCAAATTGTTATGTATTCAAAGGGAGTAGCAGAATTTGGAAAATTAGCATACAGCAACTTTGGAAGATATAAGAATGAATGGGTAGATCAATTAATAGATATGATACCAAAAGTTACAGATGAAAATGAGTTAAAGAATCTATATAACGAACTTGATCAAATTTACAGACAAGATATTCCAGTTATTCCACTTATGTACAGACCTTGGACTTTCTATGAGTTTAATGAAACACATTGGACTGGATGGGCAACTGCTGAAAATCCATATGCACCACCGATGCCATTAGTTGGTGCAGGTATGGAAATGCTTTGGCACATCCAACCTGTGAAATAG
- a CDS encoding ABC transporter ATP-binding protein, translating to MTTKKTMLEVNNLKTYYQTRLGEKIRAVHSVSFKLYEGEIFGIAGESGCGKSTLAMSLSGLFLPPLKYESGSVFLEGDNIFKKDINYLRKEILGKKYSYIPQSAMNALNPTIKIKDFVIDLMKEHEPDMKEKEIIELTKNRFESLSLPSRVLNLYPLELSGGMKQRVVVAISTLMNPVVVAADEPTSALDVSTQKSVIQLIKELFDDGIVKSIIFITHELPVLRHICDRIAVMYAGEFVEVGKMEDVIFNPIHPYSQALMQSILVPEKGMKDKKLPSLPGSPPDLRKIPKGCRFADRCPLAIEECKKENVEMVSLDDRSVRCIRINHILTQGKKVTPYGTKY from the coding sequence ATGACGACAAAAAAAACTATGTTGGAAGTAAATAATTTAAAGACATATTATCAAACGAGGCTTGGAGAAAAGATAAGGGCAGTCCATAGTGTGTCATTTAAGTTGTATGAAGGAGAAATATTTGGTATAGCGGGCGAATCCGGATGTGGTAAATCGACATTAGCGATGAGTCTGTCTGGACTATTTTTACCGCCATTAAAATATGAAAGTGGATCAGTATTTTTAGAAGGAGATAATATATTTAAAAAAGATATAAATTATTTGCGAAAGGAAATATTAGGCAAAAAATATTCATATATACCCCAAAGTGCGATGAATGCTTTAAACCCCACCATAAAAATAAAAGATTTTGTGATAGATTTAATGAAAGAACATGAACCAGATATGAAAGAAAAAGAGATAATAGAACTAACGAAAAACCGTTTTGAATCGTTATCATTACCCTCAAGGGTATTAAACCTATATCCGTTAGAATTGAGTGGAGGAATGAAACAAAGGGTAGTAGTAGCGATATCGACATTGATGAATCCTGTTGTAGTAGCAGCAGATGAACCAACATCTGCGTTAGACGTATCTACACAAAAATCAGTTATACAATTAATAAAAGAACTATTTGATGATGGAATAGTAAAAAGCATAATATTTATTACGCACGAACTACCAGTTTTGAGACATATATGTGATCGAATAGCAGTAATGTATGCAGGGGAATTTGTAGAAGTGGGAAAGATGGAAGATGTAATATTCAATCCAATACATCCCTATTCCCAAGCACTGATGCAATCGATACTCGTTCCTGAAAAAGGTATGAAAGATAAAAAGTTGCCAAGTTTACCAGGATCCCCTCCAGACCTCAGAAAAATACCAAAGGGTTGCAGGTTTGCAGATAGATGTCCTTTAGCGATAGAGGAATGTAAAAAAGAAAATGTAGAAATGGTATCGCTAGATGATAGAAGTGTGCGCTGCATACGGATAAACCACATATTAACGCAAGGAAAGAAGGTGACTCCATATGGCACAAAATACTGA
- a CDS encoding ABC transporter permease — translation MKGFTKYFIQKLLWYALAFFIALFLNFFLPRLIPGDPISVIVGRVMSGNVASETQERIYQSYVHEFGLDKPIIVQFFTYIGNIFKGNLGTSFSLYPLSVNEVIGSAVVWTIALQLPSILVGWIIGNLLGAAAAYRNGVFDKTIFPLSLFVSSIPYQCLAIILLYFFGVNLRWFPIGGGYSRTLLPSLSWTFIVDVLHHYFLPFISLVLVTIGGQAIGMREMSIYELNTDYVTYCKMLGMKDKKIQKYVFKNAVLPQITGLAISLGSMVGGALVTEIVFGYPGLGTWLFNGIRQLDYPLIQGSTLIIALMVLLANFIMDMVYGLIDPRIKAAQMEEV, via the coding sequence GTGAAAGGATTTACAAAGTATTTTATACAAAAGCTTCTATGGTATGCACTCGCTTTTTTTATAGCACTCTTTTTGAATTTTTTTCTTCCTAGATTAATACCAGGAGATCCTATTTCGGTTATAGTTGGACGTGTGATGTCTGGAAATGTGGCTAGTGAAACACAAGAACGTATATATCAGTCTTATGTTCATGAGTTTGGATTAGATAAACCAATTATTGTTCAATTTTTTACATATATAGGAAATATTTTTAAAGGGAATTTAGGTACTTCATTTAGCTTATATCCACTTTCAGTGAATGAAGTAATAGGTAGCGCTGTTGTATGGACAATTGCATTACAACTTCCTTCAATTCTAGTTGGATGGATTATTGGGAACCTTTTAGGAGCCGCTGCTGCATATAGAAATGGTGTTTTTGATAAAACAATCTTTCCTTTGTCATTATTCGTAAGTTCAATACCATATCAGTGTTTGGCAATAATCTTATTATACTTTTTTGGAGTTAACTTGAGATGGTTTCCAATTGGAGGAGGTTACAGCAGAACCTTACTTCCATCATTATCTTGGACTTTTATCGTAGATGTATTGCATCATTATTTTTTACCTTTCATATCTTTGGTACTAGTTACGATAGGCGGACAAGCAATTGGTATGAGAGAAATGTCAATATATGAACTTAATACAGATTATGTTACCTACTGTAAGATGTTAGGCATGAAGGATAAGAAGATTCAAAAGTATGTATTTAAAAATGCTGTTCTACCTCAAATTACTGGACTTGCAATCAGTTTGGGAAGTATGGTAGGAGGCGCTCTGGTTACAGAGATAGTATTTGGATACCCTGGTTTAGGTACTTGGCTTTTCAATGGGATAAGGCAGCTTGATTATCCATTAATACAAGGATCAACTCTAATAATAGCGTTAATGGTATTATTAGCTAATTTCATAATGGATATGGTATATGGATTAATTGATCCAAGAATAAAAGCCGCTCAAATGGAGGAGGTTTAA
- a CDS encoding GH1 family beta-glucosidase, translating into MSTKYFPKDFLWGAATASYQIEGSPLADGAGSSIWHRFSHTPGNILNGDTGDVAADHYRRYKEDIALMKEMGLKGYRFSIAWPRIYPYGKGKINVKGMDFYDRLVDELLEAGITPFITLYHWDLPATLQDLGGWANRDIACWFADYADYMFQRLGDRVENWSTLNEPWVVAFVGHLFGEHAPGMKDIYSAFLVTHNQLRAHSKAVRAFREANIANGKIGITLSNTSHDPATDSMEDKIAAKVAHEWNNYPLFLHPIYYGDYPDTVKEFLKEYLPKNYYKDMEEIKEEIDFVGINYYSGDLVKFDPDSPLGGKSVKRGLPKTEMGWEIYPEGFYKILKGLQDEYNPKEVYVTENGAAFDDKVENGEVHDHKRIDYLKKHFEMAHKAIEDGVKLKGYFVWSLLDNFEWAFGYSKRFGIVYVDYNTQKRIIKDSGKWYSQIIKNNSLDF; encoded by the coding sequence TTGTCGACAAAATATTTTCCGAAAGATTTCTTATGGGGTGCAGCAACTGCATCTTACCAGATAGAAGGGTCACCACTTGCTGACGGAGCAGGTTCTTCAATTTGGCATAGGTTTTCTCACACGCCGGGGAACATATTAAACGGAGATACCGGAGATGTTGCAGCAGATCATTATCGTAGATACAAAGAAGATATTGCTTTAATGAAAGAGATGGGTTTAAAAGGGTATAGGTTTTCTATAGCTTGGCCAAGAATTTATCCATATGGCAAAGGAAAGATAAATGTAAAAGGAATGGATTTTTACGATAGGCTTGTGGATGAGCTGCTTGAGGCTGGTATCACTCCATTCATTACCCTGTATCATTGGGATCTACCAGCCACTTTACAAGATTTAGGTGGTTGGGCAAACAGAGATATTGCTTGTTGGTTTGCAGATTATGCAGATTATATGTTTCAAAGACTTGGAGATAGGGTTGAAAATTGGAGTACTTTAAATGAACCATGGGTTGTTGCCTTTGTTGGTCATCTGTTTGGAGAACATGCACCTGGGATGAAAGATATTTATTCTGCGTTTTTAGTTACACATAACCAATTGAGGGCTCATTCAAAGGCCGTTAGGGCTTTCAGAGAGGCAAATATTGCAAATGGAAAAATTGGAATAACGTTGTCAAACACTTCTCATGATCCTGCAACAGATTCAATGGAAGATAAAATTGCAGCAAAGGTTGCACACGAATGGAATAATTACCCACTGTTCTTACATCCCATATACTATGGAGACTATCCAGATACTGTAAAAGAATTTTTAAAAGAGTATTTGCCTAAAAATTATTACAAAGATATGGAAGAAATAAAAGAAGAAATCGATTTTGTTGGAATCAATTATTATTCTGGCGATCTCGTTAAGTTTGATCCTGATTCACCCTTGGGTGGAAAGTCAGTTAAGAGAGGTCTTCCAAAAACAGAAATGGGTTGGGAGATCTATCCAGAAGGTTTTTATAAAATACTAAAAGGGCTTCAAGACGAATATAACCCAAAAGAGGTTTATGTAACAGAAAATGGAGCAGCTTTTGATGACAAAGTGGAAAATGGAGAAGTGCATGATCATAAGAGAATTGATTATCTAAAGAAACATTTTGAAATGGCTCATAAAGCGATAGAAGATGGTGTGAAACTAAAAGGATACTTTGTTTGGTCTTTACTAGATAATTTTGAATGGGCTTTTGGGTATTCAAAAAGATTTGGAATAGTTTATGTTGATTATAATACCCAAAAAAGAATAATAAAAGACAGTGGAAAATGGTATTCCCAAATCATTAAAAATAACTCTTTAGATTTTTGA
- a CDS encoding ABC transporter permease, with amino-acid sequence MTTIKLLLKSPKFLIGFGIFIFLLLTAFIYPAVSTKDPFDMVGFMYESPSSTFLLGTDNFGRDVFVELIHGMKSSIIIGLISGIIATVIGITIGLFAGYKGGMVDNILNSITNIFLVIPPFVILILVTVSMSSRSLVTMGLVLGITSWPWTARAVRAQSLSLRNREHVDIARLNGASTFEIIIKEIMPYILSYIFMAFILQVATAILSEAGISMLGLGPSNIVSLGTMLSWALLFESVRSGAWWAFIPPAVVIALITFSLYIMNTGMDEIFNPKLRS; translated from the coding sequence ATGACTACAATAAAACTATTACTAAAATCTCCTAAATTTCTGATAGGATTTGGAATATTCATTTTTTTGTTATTAACTGCCTTCATATACCCTGCAGTATCAACAAAAGATCCATTTGATATGGTAGGATTTATGTATGAATCACCCTCATCAACTTTTTTGTTAGGAACTGATAATTTTGGTAGAGACGTATTTGTTGAATTAATTCATGGAATGAAATCTTCTATAATTATAGGATTAATTTCCGGAATAATTGCTACAGTGATAGGTATAACTATAGGGCTTTTTGCAGGATACAAAGGAGGAATGGTGGACAACATACTTAATTCAATAACAAACATCTTTTTAGTAATACCGCCATTTGTAATTTTGATACTAGTTACAGTAAGTATGAGTAGTAGGTCATTAGTAACAATGGGATTAGTTTTAGGAATTACCTCATGGCCATGGACAGCAAGGGCAGTAAGGGCACAATCATTAAGTTTAAGGAATAGAGAGCATGTTGATATAGCGCGATTAAATGGAGCAAGTACTTTTGAAATAATAATAAAAGAAATAATGCCTTATATTCTTTCATATATTTTCATGGCATTTATCCTTCAAGTAGCAACAGCCATATTGAGTGAAGCAGGAATAAGTATGTTAGGACTGGGTCCAAGCAACATAGTTTCATTAGGAACGATGTTGTCCTGGGCGCTATTATTTGAATCAGTAAGGTCAGGAGCGTGGTGGGCATTTATACCGCCAGCAGTTGTGATTGCGTTAATAACATTTTCACTCTATATAATGAACACAGGGATGGACGAAATATTCAATCCCAAACTTAGGAGTTGA
- a CDS encoding ABC transporter ATP-binding protein: MAQNTEEIIKVENLTKVFGSGKKAVKAVNNINFSIKKGEIVSLVGQSGSGKTTVTRLILRLLKETEGKIIFEGKDVTDIKGKEKKEYWKKVQAIFQDPYASFNIFSPVKKVLLDTFKLFNSSYSKKEKEKLICETLESVNLRPEEVVDKYPFELSGGQRQRIMIARAHLIRPQLLLADEPTSMIDANLRSGILELLLSLRDTDDCTIMFVTHDLGLAYYVSDRIFIMHEGEIVEEGSADKIITAPEHPYTIQLIKDVPKLSEEWLTS; this comes from the coding sequence ATGGCACAAAATACTGAAGAAATAATCAAGGTAGAAAATCTTACAAAAGTGTTTGGTAGTGGTAAAAAGGCAGTAAAAGCTGTAAACAATATCAATTTTTCGATAAAGAAAGGCGAAATAGTTTCATTAGTAGGACAAAGTGGAAGCGGAAAAACAACGGTAACGAGATTAATTTTAAGGTTGCTGAAAGAAACAGAAGGGAAAATAATATTCGAAGGAAAAGATGTAACAGATATAAAAGGCAAAGAAAAAAAAGAATATTGGAAAAAAGTCCAAGCAATATTTCAAGACCCTTATGCATCATTCAATATATTCTCACCTGTAAAAAAAGTATTATTAGATACATTTAAATTGTTTAATAGTAGCTATAGCAAGAAAGAAAAAGAAAAGCTAATATGTGAAACCTTAGAATCAGTTAACTTAAGGCCAGAAGAGGTAGTGGATAAATATCCATTTGAATTAAGTGGAGGTCAAAGGCAAAGGATAATGATAGCCCGCGCTCATTTAATCAGACCCCAATTGTTATTAGCGGATGAACCAACATCGATGATAGATGCGAATTTAAGATCAGGAATACTAGAACTATTATTATCGCTGAGAGATACAGATGACTGTACAATAATGTTTGTTACCCATGACCTAGGATTAGCGTATTATGTGAGTGATCGAATTTTTATAATGCATGAAGGAGAAATAGTGGAGGAAGGAAGTGCTGACAAAATAATAACAGCGCCAGAACATCCATATACGATACAATTAATAAAAGACGTTCCAAAGCTTTCAGAGGAATGGCTTACAAGCTAA